A genomic stretch from Fusibacter sp. A1 includes:
- a CDS encoding DUF6326 family protein: MNANRAKKTGIELPTLLSTLWIFLSLNYILCDVLSNMEMEALNGLLIGNIGGIELTQGFILIAGISLEIPFLMVVLSRILPFKSNRMMNMIVPVLMIVYQLGSFAVGTDATLHYMFFSAVEILANLVILGLAIKWKPASL; this comes from the coding sequence ATGAACGCAAACAGGGCTAAAAAGACAGGAATTGAACTACCGACGCTATTATCGACACTTTGGATTTTTCTTTCACTGAACTATATCTTATGCGACGTTTTGAGCAACATGGAGATGGAGGCGCTTAACGGACTGCTGATCGGAAATATCGGCGGCATCGAGCTCACACAGGGCTTCATCCTGATTGCAGGCATTTCGCTAGAGATTCCTTTTCTGATGGTGGTACTTTCGAGAATCCTACCCTTTAAGTCCAATCGAATGATGAACATGATCGTTCCCGTACTGATGATCGTGTACCAATTAGGGTCATTCGCAGTCGGAACAGATGCGACGCTTCACTACATGTTCTTCTCGGCTGTGGAAATACTTGCAAACCTTGTGATCTTGGGACTAGCGATCAAATGGAAACCGGCCAGCCTGTAA
- a CDS encoding HutD family protein produces MTYRIDLVKCETLAVNKWSGGLTTQIAIFPNNCEYGDRDFIWRISSAVVELETSTFTRLDGYDRLLMSLEGKLKLNHEGHHDKVLDAYDVDAFSGSWHTQSEGLVTDFNVIHRSGTKATLFARALTGGAIPVPISEEISGCEKDALTLVVHCPKEPFSVFIDENERVDLKRGDTLLIHISDKKDAPSAVLEGSDACQATAVIAQIAY; encoded by the coding sequence ATGACATATAGAATCGATTTAGTAAAATGTGAAACTTTAGCGGTGAACAAGTGGTCTGGCGGGCTGACCACACAGATCGCAATTTTCCCTAATAACTGCGAGTATGGTGACAGGGACTTCATATGGAGAATCAGCAGCGCAGTTGTCGAGCTTGAGACGTCTACGTTCACCCGATTAGACGGGTACGACAGATTGTTGATGAGTCTTGAGGGCAAGCTTAAACTGAACCACGAAGGACACCACGACAAGGTGCTTGATGCCTATGATGTGGATGCTTTCAGTGGATCATGGCATACACAAAGCGAGGGTCTTGTCACTGATTTCAATGTGATTCACAGGTCTGGAACAAAAGCGACGCTTTTTGCCCGGGCATTGACAGGCGGTGCAATACCGGTGCCTATTTCTGAGGAGATCTCAGGTTGTGAAAAAGATGCCTTGACGCTTGTCGTCCACTGTCCAAAAGAACCCTTTAGCGTTTTCATTGACGAAAATGAACGGGTGGATCTTAAACGCGGAGATACCCTCTTAATCCATATCTCAGATAAGAAAGACGCGCCGAGTGCCGTACTTGAAGGTTCAGATGCTTGTCAGGCGACCGCAGTTATCGCACAAATTGCTTATTAA
- a CDS encoding DUF4386 family protein, protein MRINKIGGLTAIALTVIYLIGIVMNVTMLDTSSITDGVKLVEFMRDHEVLMYAWITLLYVVFGIILVVLSLAIHEKLKVADVFLSKVATAFGLIWAGLVIASGMVHNVGMGMAIDMLSTSPVEAGQFFKMINAIHIGLGGGNEINGAIWTLVISLIALKHGLFKKWINVLGMVVGIAGLLTIAPPLFDYAVMVFALGQMVWWIGLGVNMIKSE, encoded by the coding sequence ATGAGAATCAATAAAATCGGCGGACTCACAGCAATTGCCTTGACCGTCATCTACTTAATCGGAATTGTGATGAACGTCACGATGCTTGATACTTCAAGCATCACAGATGGAGTTAAACTTGTGGAGTTTATGAGAGACCACGAGGTGTTGATGTACGCTTGGATCACACTATTGTATGTCGTCTTCGGAATCATCCTAGTGGTATTGTCTTTGGCGATCCATGAAAAGTTAAAGGTTGCTGATGTCTTCCTCAGCAAAGTAGCCACCGCGTTCGGACTGATATGGGCAGGACTTGTGATTGCCAGCGGCATGGTCCACAATGTCGGCATGGGAATGGCCATCGATATGTTAAGCACTAGTCCGGTTGAGGCGGGTCAGTTCTTTAAAATGATAAACGCGATCCATATCGGCTTAGGTGGTGGCAATGAAATCAACGGTGCGATCTGGACGCTTGTCATCAGCCTGATAGCTCTTAAGCATGGACTTTTCAAGAAGTGGATCAATGTACTTGGAATGGTTGTCGGTATTGCAGGTCTTCTTACGATCGCACCTCCATTATTCGACTACGCGGTGATGGTATTCGCACTGGGTCAGATGGTATGGTGGATCGGACTCGGTGTGAACATGATCAAGAGTGAATAG
- a CDS encoding DsbA family oxidoreductase, with protein MKIEIWSDYACPFCYLGDRKLALALNDFEHKSEVEISYKSFQLDVNATSHPGVDVSTLISQKYGIGYEQARASNDKIVKAAYAIGLEYDFDNLKPNNTALAHQVAKYAASLGKEAPLVQRLFKAYFEQGYDLGIKENLLKLAGEVDLDAMELSGVLDAGTFAKEVHNDQEAAAKLGIRGVPYFVFDGKYAVSGAQDVDYFKKVLEEVHLDKA; from the coding sequence ATGAAAATAGAAATCTGGTCCGACTATGCATGCCCGTTCTGCTATCTTGGTGACAGAAAACTTGCACTTGCATTGAATGATTTTGAACATAAAAGCGAAGTGGAGATAAGCTATAAGAGTTTTCAGCTTGATGTGAACGCCACGAGCCATCCGGGCGTCGATGTCAGCACGTTGATCTCACAGAAGTACGGCATCGGCTATGAACAAGCCAGAGCGTCCAACGACAAGATCGTCAAGGCGGCATACGCTATCGGGCTTGAGTATGATTTTGACAACCTTAAACCCAACAACACGGCACTTGCCCATCAGGTGGCTAAATACGCCGCGAGCCTAGGCAAGGAAGCACCTCTTGTTCAAAGGCTCTTCAAAGCCTATTTTGAACAAGGGTATGACCTTGGCATCAAGGAAAATCTGCTTAAGCTTGCAGGCGAGGTGGACCTTGATGCGATGGAGCTAAGCGGCGTACTGGATGCCGGGACCTTTGCCAAAGAGGTGCACAATGATCAGGAAGCAGCTGCGAAGCTTGGAATCCGTGGGGTGCCCTATTTTGTATTCGACGGCAAGTATGCGGTTTCGGGTGCACAGGATGTGGATTACTTTAAAAAGGTACTCGAAGAAGTGCACCTGGACAAAGCCTAA
- the lepB gene encoding signal peptidase I yields the protein MTIEIKQKIMLEIIEWTKSIGFALVIGAIILIFVRPSVVFGDSMLPTLEDKNLLLLEKTSYLLGEPERGDIVVIRSDLQLYGFMKKKLIKRVIGLPGDTIVIGERQVFINGVALEEDYLKDERMYDGFTGTVPEGHVFVLGDNRNNSTDSRKPTVGFVPYSKIQGKAYFRIFPFDKIGAM from the coding sequence ATGACAATAGAAATTAAGCAAAAAATCATGCTGGAAATAATAGAATGGACAAAATCCATCGGTTTCGCCCTAGTTATCGGCGCGATCATCCTTATCTTTGTCAGGCCGTCGGTCGTCTTTGGCGATTCCATGCTGCCCACCCTAGAGGATAAGAACTTGCTCCTGCTTGAAAAGACCTCCTATTTATTGGGTGAACCCGAACGCGGCGACATCGTCGTCATAAGATCCGACCTTCAGTTGTACGGATTCATGAAGAAAAAACTCATTAAAAGGGTCATCGGACTGCCTGGCGATACCATCGTGATCGGTGAAAGACAGGTATTCATCAATGGTGTCGCACTTGAAGAGGATTACCTTAAAGACGAGCGTATGTACGACGGTTTTACAGGAACCGTTCCTGAGGGACATGTCTTCGTACTTGGCGACAACCGCAACAACTCCACCGACTCACGAAAGCCAACTGTCGGATTCGTTCCATATAGCAAAATTCAAGGCAAAGCCTATTTTAGGATTTTTCCCTTTGATAAGATAGGTGCCATGTAG
- a CDS encoding NUDIX hydrolase, producing MEILRSYVHPALDLSDDSTLYERVTARAIIQNEDDLLMIYTKRYDDYGFPGGGVDLGEDIRDALLREIQEETGALNVQILSEFGIYEELLPTHHEGYDATHMVSHFYICSADKKLGESNPEAYEVVNGSVPVWVSLDEAILHNQNLIASKDDAMGLTIERETYVLKTLKERLK from the coding sequence ATGGAGATTTTACGAAGCTATGTTCATCCTGCACTCGACTTATCCGATGACAGCACCTTATATGAACGTGTAACCGCGCGGGCTATCATCCAAAACGAAGACGATTTACTGATGATTTATACAAAGCGCTACGATGACTATGGCTTCCCAGGTGGCGGAGTCGATCTAGGCGAAGACATACGGGATGCCCTTTTAAGGGAGATACAGGAGGAGACCGGCGCGTTAAACGTGCAGATCCTTTCTGAGTTCGGCATCTACGAAGAACTGCTCCCCACTCATCATGAAGGTTACGATGCGACACACATGGTTTCTCATTTTTACATCTGCAGTGCGGATAAGAAGCTTGGCGAATCAAATCCCGAAGCTTATGAGGTTGTAAACGGCTCCGTGCCTGTGTGGGTGTCACTTGACGAGGCCATACTCCATAACCAAAACCTAATCGCATCGAAAGATGATGCGATGGGACTGACCATCGAACGTGAGACTTACGTGCTGAAAACATTAAAAGAGCGATTGAAGTAA
- a CDS encoding LuxR C-terminal-related transcriptional regulator → MNLPILSSKLNKPQLMGPVVTRKAIQTKLNDDKGKRLILVSAPAGSGKSTVINEWISVNRLEHIWYSLDEWDNDLQLFFAYLITGIERIDTAIGAELKQLQEGFQSIGFEPFLRSMIGLLHQIRTEYVLVLDDYHLIENTQIDTVLKMLVDHTPQTMRLVVVTREDPQLSISKLRVKGQLKEIRISDLKFNEEEVKDFLEGQLKVQVTGESIRLLTVRTEGWVAGLQLAALSMQGHDNIDAFIEEFSGNHFYIMDYLIEEVLVALSPQIKDFLLKTSILDYFCGGLCDALLNSNHGTSQKIIHEIEQANLFIIPLDQDRGWFRYHHLFRDLIHQKLTESAQEHTDGPVTEIHKKAADWFTSNGYEREGIHHYLKASAFDEAAGLIENAWDEMDVNLQAASWLSMAELLPEDVIRKRPVLAVGYAWSLLDTGDLENSVKWLEIGECLYKEYLSVGNEYGLLVSDLKQFELIPANLASAHGYIAAGTGDIENLFRHAGDALAKTPEHAYYKRGVIATLLGFAHWSIGEFEEAERIIAGARKDVEKQVNPLTVNSFSMVLGELYIQQGRLNEAENLFASTIRRVEQEGQAGILLASLYLGLAKVAFLRADHKVAHELLAKSKAHSAKYAFMDWEYKYYLLLSRIYCSEGLYEMALDAVSEGKKHYYMNPIPDRITLEDMEVMIAIEQGRSSTANHAISEMNFNEGVPVLLETSACLYMKYHLSPLSPEPSSKKLDELSALCQTMLASAQKQGRSGQVVEYGVIKSVIVKRQGKTEEAKRLMAKAVELAKLEKYYRPFIDYLSEKEYKCIVTTDLVSSEKELANQRLTEPLTVRELEVLALIVDGLSNQEISDRLFLALSTVKGYIHNIYGKLSVTRRTEAVQVSRNLGLI, encoded by the coding sequence ATGAACCTTCCTATTTTAAGTTCCAAACTGAATAAGCCACAGCTGATGGGTCCTGTCGTTACCAGAAAGGCGATCCAAACCAAGCTGAACGACGACAAGGGCAAGAGGTTGATCCTTGTTTCTGCTCCGGCGGGATCAGGTAAGTCCACGGTGATCAACGAGTGGATTTCTGTCAATCGGCTGGAGCATATCTGGTATTCCCTGGATGAATGGGACAACGACCTTCAGCTGTTTTTCGCTTATCTGATCACTGGGATCGAGCGCATCGATACGGCTATCGGAGCCGAACTGAAGCAGTTGCAGGAAGGGTTCCAGTCCATCGGGTTTGAACCCTTCTTAAGGTCGATGATCGGACTGCTCCATCAGATAAGGACGGAGTACGTGCTGGTTTTGGATGACTATCATTTGATTGAGAACACGCAGATCGATACGGTGCTTAAGATGCTTGTCGACCATACACCCCAGACAATGCGGTTGGTGGTCGTGACAAGGGAAGACCCTCAGCTTTCGATATCGAAACTAAGGGTCAAAGGACAGCTTAAGGAGATTCGCATATCGGATTTGAAGTTTAACGAAGAAGAAGTGAAGGATTTTCTAGAAGGACAGCTCAAGGTCCAGGTCACCGGCGAAAGCATCCGTCTTCTGACGGTACGCACGGAAGGGTGGGTCGCTGGATTGCAGCTTGCCGCCCTATCCATGCAGGGGCATGACAACATCGACGCCTTTATCGAGGAGTTTTCAGGAAATCATTTTTACATCATGGATTATCTGATTGAAGAGGTGCTGGTTGCCTTGTCGCCTCAGATCAAGGATTTTTTGCTCAAGACGTCAATCTTAGATTACTTCTGCGGCGGCTTGTGCGACGCGCTCTTGAACTCAAACCACGGAACAAGCCAGAAGATCATCCATGAGATAGAACAGGCGAACCTGTTTATCATCCCGCTCGATCAGGATAGGGGCTGGTTCAGATACCACCACCTGTTTAGGGACCTCATCCATCAAAAACTTACAGAAAGCGCGCAGGAACATACAGATGGACCTGTCACTGAGATTCACAAGAAGGCAGCGGACTGGTTCACATCAAACGGATATGAAAGGGAAGGCATCCATCATTACCTTAAAGCCAGTGCCTTCGATGAGGCTGCGGGCCTTATCGAAAACGCATGGGACGAGATGGATGTCAATCTGCAGGCGGCGTCTTGGCTAAGCATGGCGGAGCTCCTGCCTGAGGACGTGATAAGGAAAAGACCGGTGCTTGCCGTTGGATACGCTTGGTCGCTGCTTGATACGGGTGATTTGGAAAACAGCGTCAAGTGGCTTGAGATCGGTGAGTGTTTGTATAAGGAATACTTGAGCGTCGGGAACGAATACGGACTGCTTGTTTCGGACCTGAAGCAGTTTGAACTGATTCCTGCCAATCTGGCGTCGGCCCACGGATATATCGCTGCTGGTACGGGAGACATTGAAAACCTGTTCAGGCATGCGGGTGACGCCTTGGCGAAAACGCCCGAGCACGCCTATTACAAAAGAGGGGTCATTGCGACGCTTCTGGGATTTGCGCACTGGTCGATAGGCGAGTTTGAAGAAGCCGAAAGGATAATAGCAGGTGCGAGGAAAGATGTCGAGAAGCAGGTGAACCCGCTTACTGTCAACAGTTTCAGCATGGTGCTCGGCGAACTGTACATTCAGCAGGGTCGATTGAATGAGGCGGAGAATCTCTTTGCAAGTACCATCAGGAGAGTCGAACAAGAGGGGCAAGCGGGAATACTGCTTGCCAGTCTCTATCTGGGTCTTGCCAAGGTCGCCTTTTTAAGGGCGGACCACAAGGTCGCGCATGAGTTACTCGCAAAGAGCAAGGCCCATAGTGCCAAGTATGCGTTTATGGACTGGGAATACAAGTACTACCTGCTGCTTTCAAGAATCTACTGCAGCGAAGGACTGTATGAGATGGCCCTTGATGCCGTAAGTGAAGGGAAGAAGCACTATTACATGAATCCGATTCCTGATCGTATCACACTCGAGGACATGGAGGTGATGATTGCGATCGAGCAGGGCAGATCAAGTACCGCTAATCACGCCATAAGTGAAATGAACTTTAACGAGGGTGTACCGGTACTGCTTGAAACCAGCGCCTGCCTGTATATGAAATACCATCTAAGTCCGCTCAGTCCTGAACCGAGCAGTAAGAAGCTTGATGAGCTGAGTGCGCTCTGCCAGACCATGCTTGCCAGTGCGCAAAAACAAGGCCGAAGCGGACAGGTGGTCGAGTACGGGGTCATAAAAAGCGTAATCGTAAAAAGGCAGGGCAAGACAGAAGAGGCTAAGCGGCTGATGGCTAAGGCGGTGGAGCTCGCGAAACTCGAAAAGTACTACCGGCCATTCATCGACTACCTGAGTGAAAAGGAATATAAGTGTATTGTAACGACAGACCTTGTCAGTTCGGAGAAGGAGCTTGCCAATCAGCGTCTCACAGAACCACTTACAGTGAGAGAACTTGAAGTGCTGGCTCTGATCGTGGACGGCTTATCCAACCAGGAGATATCCGACCGGCTGTTTCTCGCGCTAAGCACGGTTAAGGGATACATCCACAATATCTACGGCAAGTTGTCTGTCACTAGAAGAACAGAAGCGGTTCAGGTATCTAGAAATTTAGGTCTGATTTGA
- a CDS encoding GNAT family N-acetyltransferase, protein MRHSIASAHLEVFILEDGQRIGAAVLHVFKHTVRIYSIAVRSDEGGKGYGKELLEFCENHARGLGVFTISLEADATDMRLVSWYQKQHYEIKETLPDYYAQGINAFRMHKSLDNLVRKTGRLQNIVITEREYGFLNGIPSIEVISPNDYLTQKRFQTSGQYRIFNLTNSYAYQSKGYYMSLLATARDHRVIPNVATMSDIGNLVITSSISDDIMNLVAERFRFESGQNISYTIVFGHEISGQLTPLSKALYQLFEAPCLRFEFVRAGRWLIESSALVTINEMQALTELDLNAMAQKYFGQRKFNRIRIKNYEYDLAILIDPCEVNPPSNPIALEKFKKAADKAGFFVEVITKNDAHRINEFDALFIRETTSVNSHTYLMARHAHAEGLVVIDDPWSILKCSNKFYLQERMQIAKIPMPKSQVLHTGIDWVGVATAKLNFPMVIKQPDSAFSLGVHKAKTIEDLISITTHLFETSEFVIAQEFMPTDYDWRIGILDNQPLFACKYLMAKGHWQIYNWNSAEQTEGDSIAVKLIDVPEAILKTALKATSFIGDGFYGVDLKESNGKVYLIEINDNPNIDAGVEDVVLGDELYERIMLNMKERIIKARNIDKYIDI, encoded by the coding sequence ATTCGGCACAGCATCGCCAGCGCGCATCTGGAGGTGTTCATCCTGGAAGATGGGCAAAGAATAGGCGCGGCTGTTCTTCATGTGTTCAAACATACGGTTAGGATCTATTCCATCGCCGTCCGCAGCGACGAAGGCGGAAAGGGATACGGAAAAGAACTTCTGGAATTCTGTGAGAACCATGCCAGAGGACTCGGTGTCTTTACGATATCCCTAGAAGCGGATGCGACCGACATGCGCCTGGTCAGCTGGTACCAGAAGCAGCACTATGAAATCAAGGAGACGCTGCCAGATTATTATGCGCAGGGCATCAACGCTTTCAGAATGCATAAAAGCCTTGATAATCTCGTCAGAAAGACCGGCAGACTTCAAAATATAGTCATCACAGAGCGTGAATATGGCTTTTTAAACGGTATTCCCAGCATAGAAGTCATCAGCCCCAATGACTACCTGACACAAAAAAGGTTTCAAACAAGCGGCCAGTACCGGATCTTCAACTTGACGAACTCCTATGCGTATCAGTCCAAAGGCTATTATATGTCGCTTCTCGCTACGGCAAGGGACCACCGGGTCATCCCCAATGTGGCGACGATGTCCGATATCGGAAACCTAGTCATCACAAGCAGCATATCCGATGACATCATGAACCTGGTCGCTGAAAGGTTCCGCTTCGAATCAGGACAGAATATCTCCTATACGATCGTCTTCGGACATGAGATAAGTGGACAGCTCACACCGCTTAGCAAGGCGCTCTATCAGCTGTTCGAAGCGCCTTGCCTTCGCTTTGAATTCGTTAGGGCTGGAAGGTGGCTCATCGAATCATCCGCACTCGTCACAATCAACGAGATGCAGGCTCTAACCGAACTTGATCTGAATGCAATGGCACAAAAATATTTTGGGCAACGAAAGTTCAACCGTATCAGGATTAAAAACTATGAATACGACCTTGCGATCCTGATCGACCCCTGCGAGGTGAATCCGCCTTCAAATCCTATCGCACTTGAAAAGTTCAAGAAAGCCGCCGATAAGGCCGGATTCTTCGTCGAGGTGATCACAAAAAATGACGCACATAGGATCAATGAGTTCGATGCGCTTTTCATCCGAGAGACGACAAGCGTCAATTCCCACACCTATCTGATGGCTAGGCACGCTCATGCGGAAGGTTTGGTTGTCATCGATGACCCTTGGTCGATCCTTAAGTGCTCCAATAAGTTTTACCTTCAGGAGCGTATGCAGATCGCAAAGATACCTATGCCCAAGTCGCAGGTTCTGCACACCGGTATCGACTGGGTCGGCGTCGCAACAGCTAAGCTCAATTTCCCAATGGTCATCAAGCAGCCCGACAGTGCCTTCTCCCTTGGCGTGCATAAGGCCAAGACCATCGAGGATCTGATTTCAATTACCACACATCTGTTTGAAACTTCCGAATTCGTGATCGCCCAGGAATTCATGCCGACCGATTACGACTGGCGCATCGGGATTCTTGACAACCAGCCGCTCTTCGCATGCAAGTACCTCATGGCAAAGGGACACTGGCAGATCTATAACTGGAACTCCGCCGAACAGACCGAGGGGGATTCCATCGCAGTCAAACTGATCGATGTTCCAGAAGCCATCCTTAAGACGGCACTGAAGGCAACTTCATTCATCGGAGATGGATTTTACGGTGTGGACCTTAAGGAGTCAAATGGAAAAGTGTATCTGATTGAAATCAACGACAATCCGAATATCGATGCGGGTGTCGAGGATGTCGTTCTTGGCGATGAACTCTATGAACGGATCATGCTCAACATGAAGGAGCGCATCATCAAGGCTAGGAACATCGATAAATACATCGATATCTGA
- a CDS encoding pentapeptide repeat-containing protein, with amino-acid sequence MDRMKKKELRIIAPKLPKSFIENELFTHRLEDEVEIMGEKFNNCDIEDITAHRARISGVVFNNVTFREVGLIGCDIEDVVFENCDLSNINLSDSTVFRTEFINCKMVGANLSGINFQDVVMKNCMGRYSNGRYSTFKHLLMEACSFELADFQNAQFKESRFDESSFRECQMSGAKLWGMDLSSCDIEGIGVRVEDVRGAMISPVQAVSLAHLFGLVINEEM; translated from the coding sequence ATGGATAGGATGAAGAAAAAAGAGTTGAGAATTATCGCACCGAAACTTCCAAAGTCGTTCATCGAGAATGAGCTTTTCACCCATCGGCTTGAAGATGAAGTGGAAATCATGGGTGAAAAGTTCAACAACTGCGACATAGAGGATATTACGGCACATAGGGCGCGCATCAGCGGGGTGGTCTTTAACAATGTCACCTTCAGGGAGGTCGGACTGATCGGTTGCGATATCGAGGATGTCGTCTTTGAAAACTGTGATCTGTCGAATATCAACCTAAGTGATTCGACGGTCTTTAGAACCGAATTCATCAACTGCAAGATGGTCGGAGCCAATCTGAGCGGCATCAATTTCCAGGACGTGGTCATGAAGAACTGCATGGGCCGCTACTCGAACGGCAGGTACTCGACATTCAAACACCTGTTGATGGAGGCATGCTCCTTTGAACTCGCCGATTTTCAAAATGCTCAGTTCAAGGAATCCAGATTTGACGAGTCAAGTTTCAGAGAGTGCCAGATGTCAGGGGCCAAGCTTTGGGGAATGGATCTGAGTAGTTGCGACATCGAAGGTATCGGGGTCAGGGTCGAGGATGTGAGAGGGGCTATGATCTCACCGGTCCAGGCGGTTTCACTCGCCCATCTTTTCGGACTGGTGATCAACGAGGAGATGTAG
- a CDS encoding SDR family NAD(P)-dependent oxidoreductase: MPANFETERLYLRALIEEDAPSIFKYRSSKDNFPFVEMPLYRSVDEAYSYIRKMNEGMQLDAWYCYAIVLKETDEIIGTISIWNFDDERTQAEIGYGLFEDFKRKGYMSEALNWAVEYGFSELGLTKLEAYTSVENEASILLLERNGFKKEKVVMDDMAGTGTPVAMGVYFIDKYLGSAMKIVAITGAGSGLGRELSFVYAKNNYHVVLLGRTVEKLNEVTKIIESSGGEATPIVCDITDVKSVIQAVTGIEVRFKSIDVLINNAGYGAFGELESLEDKDIDLMIDTNIRGTINATKYFMPHIRERIINIISTAGLKGKVNESVYCASKYAVRGFTESLQLELKDRLDVTAVYMGGMATPFWDNSDHIKDKLRLKSAKDVAQAIYDLDDGRAVIEV; the protein is encoded by the coding sequence ATGCCAGCTAATTTTGAAACCGAAAGACTTTATTTGAGAGCGCTTATTGAAGAGGACGCACCTTCGATTTTTAAGTATAGGTCCTCAAAGGATAACTTTCCATTTGTGGAGATGCCCCTTTACAGGAGCGTCGACGAAGCGTACTCCTATATCAGGAAAATGAATGAAGGCATGCAACTAGATGCGTGGTACTGCTACGCAATCGTCTTGAAGGAAACAGACGAAATCATCGGTACGATATCGATTTGGAATTTTGATGATGAAAGAACCCAGGCTGAGATCGGTTATGGGCTATTTGAAGACTTCAAACGAAAAGGCTATATGTCCGAAGCCTTGAACTGGGCAGTGGAATATGGCTTTTCTGAATTAGGCCTGACAAAACTGGAAGCCTATACGAGTGTTGAAAACGAAGCCTCCATCCTGCTGCTTGAAAGAAACGGATTTAAGAAGGAAAAAGTGGTGATGGACGATATGGCGGGAACCGGTACTCCTGTTGCGATGGGAGTCTATTTCATAGACAAATACTTGGGATCGGCTATGAAAATCGTTGCGATCACAGGTGCGGGAAGCGGACTGGGTAGAGAACTTTCCTTTGTGTACGCTAAAAATAACTATCACGTCGTACTGCTAGGTCGAACCGTAGAAAAGTTGAATGAGGTTACAAAAATAATCGAGTCGTCGGGTGGGGAAGCCACGCCGATCGTATGCGATATCACCGATGTCAAATCGGTGATTCAGGCGGTTACAGGCATCGAGGTTAGGTTCAAGAGCATTGATGTGCTCATCAACAACGCAGGTTATGGTGCTTTTGGAGAACTTGAAAGCCTCGAGGATAAAGACATTGACCTGATGATCGATACCAATATCAGGGGTACGATCAATGCGACAAAATATTTTATGCCACATATCAGAGAACGGATCATCAACATTATCTCGACAGCGGGGCTTAAGGGTAAAGTCAACGAGTCGGTCTACTGTGCGAGCAAGTATGCGGTTCGCGGATTCACAGAAAGCCTACAGCTGGAACTCAAAGACAGGCTGGATGTCACAGCGGTATACATGGGCGGCATGGCGACTCCGTTTTGGGACAATAGCGACCATATCAAAGACAAGTTAAGGCTGAAGAGTGCAAAAGATGTCGCACAAGCTATCTATGATTTGGATGATGGAAGAGCGGTAATTGAAGTTTAA
- a CDS encoding zinc ribbon domain-containing protein YjdM, producing MSDFPKCPKCGCEYTYHDGTMMVCPECAHEWMDAEEAVEDNAVRDANGNILQDGDAVTVIKDLKVKGSSSVIKQGTKVKSIRLIDGDRDDHDIDCKIDGFGAMKLKSMYVKKL from the coding sequence ATGAGCGATTTTCCAAAATGCCCAAAATGCGGCTGTGAATATACCTACCACGACGGTACAATGATGGTTTGCCCTGAATGTGCGCACGAGTGGATGGATGCAGAAGAAGCGGTTGAAGACAATGCGGTAAGAGATGCCAACGGAAACATACTGCAGGACGGCGACGCCGTGACGGTGATAAAAGACCTCAAGGTAAAGGGATCTTCATCTGTGATCAAGCAGGGAACAAAGGTCAAGAGCATCAGACTGATCGACGGCGATCGGGACGACCACGATATCGACTGTAAGATCGACGGTTTTGGAGCGATGAAGCTGAAATCGATGTATGTGAAAAAATTATAA
- a CDS encoding HD domain-containing protein has protein sequence MTRKDALDLLKMHVTTDRVFRHSLAVEAAMIAYAKHFGEDPVRWGLLGLLHDIDFEKYPEIHPAKAPELLKDSGMDQSFIDSILSHGTDSPVPRDTRERKCLHAVDEMASFIIAVALMRPDRFEGLAAKSVKKKMKDKPFARAVDREELISSMEELGMEFNEHIAIIVDGLRVHNELIEKEGYQLL, from the coding sequence ATGACAAGAAAAGACGCACTTGATCTGCTCAAAATGCACGTGACGACAGACAGGGTTTTCAGACACTCGTTAGCAGTGGAGGCCGCCATGATCGCCTATGCGAAGCACTTTGGCGAGGACCCTGTGAGATGGGGGCTTTTAGGCCTTTTACACGACATCGATTTTGAAAAATACCCCGAGATTCACCCGGCGAAAGCGCCAGAACTCTTAAAGGATTCCGGTATGGACCAGTCCTTCATCGACTCGATCCTCTCCCACGGAACGGACTCGCCTGTACCTAGGGACACGCGTGAAAGAAAATGCCTTCATGCGGTGGATGAGATGGCCAGTTTCATTATCGCAGTCGCCCTGATGAGACCGGATAGGTTTGAAGGACTTGCTGCCAAGTCCGTGAAAAAGAAAATGAAGGACAAACCCTTTGCAAGAGCCGTCGATCGTGAGGAACTGATCAGTTCCATGGAGGAGCTGGGCATGGAGTTCAATGAACATATCGCGATTATCGTCGATGGGTTAAGGGTACATAACGAACTGATCGAAAAAGAAGGATATCAGCTGTTATAA